One genomic segment of Elusimicrobia bacterium HGW-Elusimicrobia-1 includes these proteins:
- a CDS encoding acylphosphatase produces the protein MAVSRLSFKVAGMVQGVGFRYFLRDTAERLGISGWTANSSDGSLEGEAEGETLRMENFLEALAAGPAGAVVKKVSTSPLSPSEKRAESFEIKMRQG, from the coding sequence ATGGCTGTAAGTCGTTTGTCGTTTAAGGTCGCAGGAATGGTTCAGGGCGTGGGTTTCAGATATTTCCTGCGCGATACGGCGGAGCGTTTGGGAATATCGGGATGGACCGCCAACAGCTCCGACGGAAGCCTGGAAGGTGAAGCAGAAGGGGAAACCTTACGGATGGAGAATTTTCTTGAAGCGCTTGCAGCAGGGCCGGCCGGCGCCGTAGTCAAAAAAGTGTCGACATCGCCTTTGTCTCCGTCGGAAAAACGCGCGGAAAGTTTTGAAATAAAAATGCGGCAGGGTTGA
- a CDS encoding adenine phosphoribosyltransferase, with translation MAQFKFEDYIRDIPDFPKQGIVFKDITPLLANPAALKNTLTALAEEWRGKKITKVASMESRGFIFGAAVAAELGAGFIPIRKKGKLPYKTISQEYQLEYGTDTLEVHADAVSPGEKILIVDDVLATGGTARAVCSLLEKIGGKVEGLGFLIELTFLKPREKLEGYRVESLIKY, from the coding sequence ATGGCGCAATTTAAATTTGAGGATTACATCAGAGACATTCCGGATTTTCCCAAGCAGGGCATAGTTTTTAAGGACATCACGCCCCTTCTGGCAAATCCGGCCGCGCTTAAAAATACGCTCACCGCTCTCGCGGAGGAATGGCGCGGAAAGAAAATAACCAAGGTTGCTTCGATGGAGTCGCGCGGTTTTATCTTCGGTGCGGCAGTCGCGGCCGAACTCGGCGCGGGATTTATTCCGATAAGGAAAAAAGGCAAACTGCCTTATAAGACGATAAGTCAGGAGTACCAACTTGAATACGGCACGGACACTCTGGAAGTGCACGCCGACGCCGTGTCTCCGGGCGAAAAAATTCTTATCGTCGACGATGTCCTTGCCACGGGCGGCACCGCGCGCGCCGTCTGTTCCCTGTTAGAAAAAATCGGCGGCAAGGTCGAGGGACTCGGATTTTTAATCGAGTTGACATTTTTAAAACCCCGCGAAAAACTTGAAGGTTATCGCGTGGAATCGTTGATAAAGTATTAA
- a CDS encoding RNA polymerase subunit sigma — MVMIDPFRLYIQKIAGIPHLKPEEERKLWSRIKKGDALARRKLTLAYLKLVIPIAKRYYGAAGMDILDVIEEGNLGLMHAVEKYKIGKRVKFSTYATYWIEQAVGRAAEEQRRTIRIPPHIWHKIKKWLKQWEKLNLKYGRRPSLKEIGKALKVNQAEVKKILSALDMSRQQTSFDAPIDEDESVSLGDTLASPENESKNYLEGLDANANLEEALEVLEPRDRKIVTLRYGLYGGRSHTLGQIADKIKVSKERVRQILDRADKRMKSAIKRIKFKKTPVSSLPPG; from the coding sequence ATGGTCATGATAGATCCTTTTCGTCTCTATATCCAAAAAATTGCCGGGATTCCTCATCTTAAACCGGAGGAAGAAAGAAAATTATGGAGCCGGATAAAGAAGGGCGACGCCCTCGCCCGACGGAAACTGACGCTGGCTTATCTGAAACTCGTCATTCCCATCGCAAAGCGTTATTACGGCGCGGCGGGGATGGACATACTTGACGTCATCGAAGAGGGTAATCTTGGTTTGATGCACGCCGTGGAAAAGTACAAGATAGGCAAGAGGGTGAAATTCTCCACGTACGCCACTTACTGGATTGAGCAGGCCGTAGGGCGCGCCGCCGAGGAACAGCGACGCACAATAAGAATCCCGCCGCACATCTGGCATAAAATAAAAAAATGGCTGAAGCAGTGGGAAAAACTGAATCTGAAATATGGCCGCCGCCCGAGCTTAAAAGAGATAGGCAAGGCGCTTAAGGTAAATCAGGCCGAAGTCAAAAAAATTCTTTCTGCTCTGGATATGAGCCGTCAGCAGACCTCTTTCGACGCTCCCATAGACGAGGATGAAAGCGTGTCCCTCGGAGATACCCTCGCTTCCCCCGAAAATGAGTCGAAGAATTATCTGGAAGGATTGGACGCAAACGCCAATCTGGAGGAAGCCCTTGAAGTTTTGGAGCCGCGCGATAGAAAGATAGTGACGTTAAGATACGGCCTTTACGGCGGGAGAAGCCATACTTTGGGTCAGATTGCCGACAAAATAAAGGTCTCGAAGGAAAGAGTAAGACAGATACTCGACCGCGCCGACAAGAGAATGAAGTCGGCCATCAAAAGAATCAAATTCAAAAAAACTCCGGTGTCGTCGTTACCGCCCGGATGA